The following DNA comes from Methanobrevibacter ruminantium.
CCTGCAGTATTGAAAACAATAGAGTCTAAATTAGACACTTCAGTCATGACCTGTACTGGAAAAACCTTAAAAGAAAACTTGAAAGATGCAAAAGTCACTGGAAATGGTGTCATTCACACACTTGATGATCCTATTCACGAAGCTGGGGGACTTACTGTACTTAAAGGAAATCTCGCTCCAAATGGTTCAATTGTAAAATCTGCTGCTGTACCTGAAGACATGATGCAACTAAAAGGACCTGCTAAAGTCTATAATAGTGAAGAAGATGCAGTTGAAGCTATTTTCAATCATGAGCTTAAGGAAGGAGACATTCTTGTAATCAGATGTGAAGGTCCAAAAGGAGGTCCTGGAATGAGAGAAATGCTTAACCCAACTTCCGCTATCATGGGAATGGGCATCAAGAATGTAGGTCTCATTACAGACGGTCGTTTCTCTGGAGGGACCAGAGGTCCTTGCATAGGTCACGTATCTCCTGAAGCGATGAGTGGTGGACCAATTGCAGCATTGAAGGATGGAGACATAATTGAAATAGACATCACAAACGGTAACTTGAATGTTGAATTGTCTGATGAGGAAATCAAGGAAAGAATTGCAAATGCAGATTTACCTGAGAAAAAGGTCAAAGGATGGTTAAACATCTACAGACGTTCAGTCTCCTCTGCAGATGAAGGAGCTATTTTAAGATAGCTTTTTTCTTTTTATTTTCTCTTTATTTTTTTTATAAAATTTTAATTTATTCGTATATTATAGAAAAGTAAATGGAGTTAATAATGAAATATTTCATACTTTAAAAATGCATTAAGGGGTTAATCAATGAAATATAGAAAATTAGGAAAAACAGGGCTTAAGGTAAGTGAAATAGGTTTTGGTGCTGAATGGCTTCAAGGCAAAACATTGGAGGAATCAAGGGAATTGATCGATTATTGTCACAGCGAAGGCGTAAACTTCCTTGACTGTTGGATGAGTGAACCTAATGTAAGGACCAATATTGGGATAGCCATTAAGGACACAAGGAAAGATTGGATCATCCAAGGCCATTTCGGTTCCACTTGGCAAGATGGCCAATATGTTCGTACACGTGAAATGGATAAGGTCATTCCAGCGTTTGAAGACTTTATGGAACGTTTTCAAATAGATTACCTTGATTTCGGTATGATTCATTATGTTGATGAGGTAGAGGATTTTGAGAACATAATGAACGGTGAATTCATCAAGTATGTGAGACAGCAAAAGGAAGACGGTGTAATAAAACATATTGGAATAAGCACCCACAGCCCTACCGTTGCGCTTTTAGCTACTGAAGTTGAGGATATAGAGCTCATCATGTTCAGCATAAATCCTGCATTTGACATGTTGGCATCCATTAATGACATAGCTGTTTACATTGAGGATGATACCTATAAAAACAAGGAATTGGAGGGTCTTGCACCTGAAAGAGCGGAATTATATCAAGTTTGTAAGGAAAAGGACATTCCTCTTGTAGTTATGAAAGGATATGCTGGAGGCAGATTGCTTAGAGATGAGGATTCTCCATTTGGTGTAGCGCTCACACCTATACAATGTATTGATTATTGTCTTAGCCGGCCTGCAGTTGCATCAATAATGGTTGGTGCAAATGATGTCAAGGAAATGGAAGATGCAATTGCATATGAAACTGCAAGTCATAAGGGAAAGGATTATGCCTCAGTTCTCGTGAATGCACCTAAAAACTCTTATGAAGGCCAATGCACTTATTGCGGCCACTGTGCACCATGCACTGAAAACATCAATATCGCAATGGTGAACAAGTTCTATGACCTTGCAAGGCATCATGATGAAGTTCCACAATCCATCAAGGCTCATTATAATGATTTAGCCTACAATGCTTCTGATTGCATTGCCTGTGGAAACTGCGAAGAAAGATGCCCATTCAATGTGGGTATTGTTGAAATAATGGATAATGCTAAGGAATTGTTCCAATAATGATTTGAATTAATTAAATAAAGTTTCTTATTTGTGAAATCTAAGAAATTAAGGGAGTTTTATGTATGGCTGAGAAAAGATTCTTAAGAGATGACATTTTATTTTCACTATGTGGTCTCAATTGTAGCTTATGTCCTATGTTCATTCGTGGGGGATGTACAGGTTGTCGTGAAGGCAGTTCCTGTTACAAGATATGTGAATTTGCTCCCTGTAGCATCGAGCATGGAAACTTGGATTACTGTTTTGAATGTGAAGAGTACCCTTGTCGAAAGTATGATGGGGTTGATTTGCATGACTCTCTTATTTCTCATTTGAATCAGAAAAAGGATATGGAGAAAGCAAAAAGGATAGGGATTGAAAACTATCATAAAGAGCAAATTGAAAAGAATGCAATTCTCAATAAGCTATTGAAAGAGTATGATATTGGCCATAGGGATGTGTTTTTTCTGCCTTGCAGTTAATTTGCTTGAAGTGGATGATTTAAATGTTGTATTAAATCAATCAGATGAATTGACTGAAGGTATGGATTTATCCGATAAATCAGATTCAATGAAAGGTCTTTTAAATGATATTGCAGAAAAGAGAAATATCGTGCTTAAATTACGTAAATAATTTTTTCTATTTTTTTATTTTTCAATAGTTATTTTTTAATAACTATTTTTATTTATCTCTATTTTTAATTAAATTTAAATATTTTAGATTATATACTATTCATATTATAATAGTATTAAAAATTTTTCGATTGAAAAGGAAATTT
Coding sequences within:
- a CDS encoding DUF3795 domain-containing protein, coding for MAEKRFLRDDILFSLCGLNCSLCPMFIRGGCTGCREGSSCYKICEFAPCSIEHGNLDYCFECEEYPCRKYDGVDLHDSLISHLNQKKDMEKAKRIGIENYHKEQIEKNAILNKLLKEYDIGHRDVFFLPCS
- a CDS encoding aldo/keto reductase, yielding MKYRKLGKTGLKVSEIGFGAEWLQGKTLEESRELIDYCHSEGVNFLDCWMSEPNVRTNIGIAIKDTRKDWIIQGHFGSTWQDGQYVRTREMDKVIPAFEDFMERFQIDYLDFGMIHYVDEVEDFENIMNGEFIKYVRQQKEDGVIKHIGISTHSPTVALLATEVEDIELIMFSINPAFDMLASINDIAVYIEDDTYKNKELEGLAPERAELYQVCKEKDIPLVVMKGYAGGRLLRDEDSPFGVALTPIQCIDYCLSRPAVASIMVGANDVKEMEDAIAYETASHKGKDYASVLVNAPKNSYEGQCTYCGHCAPCTENINIAMVNKFYDLARHHDEVPQSIKAHYNDLAYNASDCIACGNCEERCPFNVGIVEIMDNAKELFQ